In the genome of Sciurus carolinensis chromosome 3, mSciCar1.2, whole genome shotgun sequence, one region contains:
- the Spns2 gene encoding sphingosine-1-phosphate transporter SPNS2 isoform X2, with protein sequence MMCLECASAAAGGAEEEEADAERRRRRRGAQRGAGSSGCCGARGIGSAGVVAADDEVQTLSGSVRRAPAGPPSIAGTPGCAAAAKGPGAQEPKPVTLGRGRGAAAAILSLGNVLNYLDRYTVAGVLLDIQQHFGVKDRGAGLLQSVFICSFMVAAPIFGYLGDRFNRKVILSCGIFFWSAVTFSSSFIPQQYFWLLVLSRGLVGIGEASYSTIAPTIIGDLFTKNTRTLMLSVFYFAIPLGSGLGYITGSSVKQAAGDWHWALRVSPVLGMITGTLILVLVPATKRGHADQLGGQLKARTSWLRDMKALIRNRSYVFSSLATSAVSFATGALGMWIPLYLHRAQVVQKTAEPCSSPPCGAKDSLIFGAITCFTGFLGVVTGAGATRWCRLRTQRADPLVCAVGMLGSAIFICLIFVAAKSSIVGAYICIFVGETLLFSNWAITADILMYVVIPTRRATAVALQSFTSHLLGDAGSPYLIGFISDLIRQSTKDSPLWEFLSLGYALMLCPFVVVLGGMFFLATALFFLSDRAKAEQQVNQLVMPPTSMKV encoded by the exons ATGATGTGCCTGGAATGCGCCtcggcggcggcgggcggcgcggaggaggaggaggcggacgCGGAGCGGCGGCGCCGGCGCCGGGGGGCGCAGCGAGGGGCCGGCAGTAGCGGTTGCTGCGGGGCGCGGGGTATCGGGAGCGCTGGAGTCGTGGCCGCGGACGATGAGGTGCAGACGCTGTCCGGCAGTGTGAGGCGGGCTCCGGCAGGACCCCCCAGCATCGCCGGCACCCCCGGCTGCGCAGCCGCTGCCAAGGGCCCCGGCGCGCAGGAGCCCAAACCGGTCACCCTGGGCCGCGGGCGGGGGGCAGCCGCCGCCATCCTCAGCTTGGGCAACGTGCTTAACTACCTGGACAGGTACACCGTGGCAG GAGTCCTTCTAGACATCCAGCAGCACTTTGGGGTCAAGGACCGAGGCGCTGGCTTGCTGCAGTCAG TGTTCATCTGCAGCTTCATGGTGGCTGCCCCCATCTTCGGCTACCTGGGTGACCGCTTCAACAGAAAGGTGATCCTCAGCTGCGGCATTTTCTTCTGGTCAGCAGTCACCTTCTCCAGCTCCTTCATCCCCCAGCAG TATTTCTGGCTGCTGGTTCTGTCCCGGGGTCTGGTGGGCATCGGCGAGGCCAGCTACTCCACCATCGCGCCCACCATCATTGGCGACCTCTTCACCAAGAATACGCGCACTCTCATGCTGTCTGTCTTCTATTTTGCCATCCCGCTGGGCAG CGGCCTGGGCTACATCACTGGCTCCAGTGTGAAGCAGGCAGCTGGAGACTGGCACTGGGCCCTGCGG GTGTCCCCTGTCCTGGGCATGATCACAGGAACGCTCATCCTTGTCCTGGTCCCAGCCACTAAAAGAGGGCATGCTGACCAGCTTGGGGGACAACTCAAGGCACGGACATCATGGCTCCGGGACATGAAGGCCCTGATTCGAAA CCGCAGCTATGTCTTCTCCTCCCTTGCCACGTCGGCCGTATCCTTTGCCACAGGGGCACTGGGCATGTGGATCCCACTGTATTTGCATCGTGCCCAAGTTGTGCAGAAGACAGCAGAGCCGTGCAGCAGCCCACCCTGTGGGGCCAAGGACAG CCTCATCTTTGGGGCCATCACCTGCTTTACGGGCTTTCTGGGCGTGGTCACAGGCGCAGGAGCTACACGCTGGTGCCGCCTGCGGACCCAGCGGGCCGACCCACTGGTGTGTGCTGTGGGAATGCTGGGCTCCGCCATCTTCATCTGCCTGATCTTTGTGGCTGCCAAGAGCAGCATCGTGGGCGCCTAT ATCTGTATCTTCGTTGGGGAGACACTGCTGTTTTCTAACTGGGCCATCACTGCGGACATCCTCATG TACGTGGTCATTCCCACCCGACGGGCCACTGCTGTGGCCTTGCAGAGCTTCACCTCCCATCTGCTGGGTGATGCCGGAAGCCCCTACCTCATAGGATTT ATCTCAGACCTGATCCGCCAGAGCACCAAGGACTCCCCGCTCTGGGAGTTCCTGAGCCTGGGCTATGCCCTCATGCTCTGCCCCTTCGTCGTGGTCCTGGGTGGCATGTTCTTCCTCGCCACTGCTCTCTTCTTCCTCAGTGACCGTGCCAAGGCTGAGCAGCA GGTGAACCAGCTGGTGATGCCACCCACATCCATGAAAGTCTGA
- the Spns2 gene encoding sphingosine-1-phosphate transporter SPNS2 isoform X1 — MMCLECASAAAGGAEEEEADAERRRRRRGAQRGAGSSGCCGARGIGSAGVVAADDEVQTLSGSVRRAPAGPPSIAGTPGCAAAAKGPGAQEPKPVTLGRGRGAAAAILSLGNVLNYLDRYTVAGVLLDIQQHFGVKDRGAGLLQSVFICSFMVAAPIFGYLGDRFNRKVILSCGIFFWSAVTFSSSFIPQQYFWLLVLSRGLVGIGEASYSTIAPTIIGDLFTKNTRTLMLSVFYFAIPLGSGLGYITGSSVKQAAGDWHWALRVSPVLGMITGTLILVLVPATKRGHADQLGGQLKARTSWLRDMKALIRNRSYVFSSLATSAVSFATGALGMWIPLYLHRAQVVQKTAEPCSSPPCGAKDSLIFGAITCFTGFLGVVTGAGATRWCRLRTQRADPLVCAVGMLGSAIFICLIFVAAKSSIVGAYICIFVGETLLFSNWAITADILMYVVIPTRRATAVALQSFTSHLLGDAGSPYLIGFISDLIRQSTKDSPLWEFLSLGYALMLCPFVVVLGGMFFLATALFFLSDRAKAEQQALPPPPGADEVPAQHLRSAGPCDTMCQSRARARPLLMRHPDPRPSLPQGEPAGDATHIHESLRWCCWDSDEPSLLPSLGDVLRHPGPTGLSQGFLCDSQLGTHPLWPRTAEWPWLQEEAASSVNLEGSVCWSHAVGQIPSPGFGLQGPWSQGRRQPQVGVLGEPGLTPAYVILGKPLPSLGCGARGLDFPTQFVGQGSFEDPVDAGLYREEVARASEPRFKF, encoded by the exons ATGATGTGCCTGGAATGCGCCtcggcggcggcgggcggcgcggaggaggaggaggcggacgCGGAGCGGCGGCGCCGGCGCCGGGGGGCGCAGCGAGGGGCCGGCAGTAGCGGTTGCTGCGGGGCGCGGGGTATCGGGAGCGCTGGAGTCGTGGCCGCGGACGATGAGGTGCAGACGCTGTCCGGCAGTGTGAGGCGGGCTCCGGCAGGACCCCCCAGCATCGCCGGCACCCCCGGCTGCGCAGCCGCTGCCAAGGGCCCCGGCGCGCAGGAGCCCAAACCGGTCACCCTGGGCCGCGGGCGGGGGGCAGCCGCCGCCATCCTCAGCTTGGGCAACGTGCTTAACTACCTGGACAGGTACACCGTGGCAG GAGTCCTTCTAGACATCCAGCAGCACTTTGGGGTCAAGGACCGAGGCGCTGGCTTGCTGCAGTCAG TGTTCATCTGCAGCTTCATGGTGGCTGCCCCCATCTTCGGCTACCTGGGTGACCGCTTCAACAGAAAGGTGATCCTCAGCTGCGGCATTTTCTTCTGGTCAGCAGTCACCTTCTCCAGCTCCTTCATCCCCCAGCAG TATTTCTGGCTGCTGGTTCTGTCCCGGGGTCTGGTGGGCATCGGCGAGGCCAGCTACTCCACCATCGCGCCCACCATCATTGGCGACCTCTTCACCAAGAATACGCGCACTCTCATGCTGTCTGTCTTCTATTTTGCCATCCCGCTGGGCAG CGGCCTGGGCTACATCACTGGCTCCAGTGTGAAGCAGGCAGCTGGAGACTGGCACTGGGCCCTGCGG GTGTCCCCTGTCCTGGGCATGATCACAGGAACGCTCATCCTTGTCCTGGTCCCAGCCACTAAAAGAGGGCATGCTGACCAGCTTGGGGGACAACTCAAGGCACGGACATCATGGCTCCGGGACATGAAGGCCCTGATTCGAAA CCGCAGCTATGTCTTCTCCTCCCTTGCCACGTCGGCCGTATCCTTTGCCACAGGGGCACTGGGCATGTGGATCCCACTGTATTTGCATCGTGCCCAAGTTGTGCAGAAGACAGCAGAGCCGTGCAGCAGCCCACCCTGTGGGGCCAAGGACAG CCTCATCTTTGGGGCCATCACCTGCTTTACGGGCTTTCTGGGCGTGGTCACAGGCGCAGGAGCTACACGCTGGTGCCGCCTGCGGACCCAGCGGGCCGACCCACTGGTGTGTGCTGTGGGAATGCTGGGCTCCGCCATCTTCATCTGCCTGATCTTTGTGGCTGCCAAGAGCAGCATCGTGGGCGCCTAT ATCTGTATCTTCGTTGGGGAGACACTGCTGTTTTCTAACTGGGCCATCACTGCGGACATCCTCATG TACGTGGTCATTCCCACCCGACGGGCCACTGCTGTGGCCTTGCAGAGCTTCACCTCCCATCTGCTGGGTGATGCCGGAAGCCCCTACCTCATAGGATTT ATCTCAGACCTGATCCGCCAGAGCACCAAGGACTCCCCGCTCTGGGAGTTCCTGAGCCTGGGCTATGCCCTCATGCTCTGCCCCTTCGTCGTGGTCCTGGGTGGCATGTTCTTCCTCGCCACTGCTCTCTTCTTCCTCAGTGACCGTGCCAAGGCTGAGCAGCA GGCTCTCCCACCTCCCCCTGGGGCTGACGAGGTCCCTGCCCAGCACCTCCGGTCAGCCGGCCCCTGCGATACGATGTGCCAGAGCCGTGCCCGGGCCCGGCCCCTGCTGATGCGCCACCCTGACCCTCGCCCGTCTCTCCCCCAGGGTGAACCAGCTGGTGATGCCACCCACATCCATGAAAGTCTGAGGTG GTGCTGCTGGGACAGTGATGAACCCTCGCTCCTCCCTAGTCTGGGAGATGTCCTTCGGCATCCTGGACCTACAGGGCTGTCCCAAGGCTTTCTGTGTGACTCACAGCTGGGCACCCACCCTCTCTGGCCCAGGACTGCTGAGTGGCCCTGGCTCCAAGAGGAGGCTGCGTCCTCAGTTAACCTGGAAGGCAGTGTGTGTTGGAGCCATGCAGTTGGACAGATTCCCAGTCCTGGGTTTGGGCTTCAGGGGCCCTGGAGCCAAGGGAGAAGACAGCCTCAAGTGGGTGTATTGGGAGAACCTGGCCTGACACCAGCttatgtgatcttgggcaagccCCTGCCCTCCCTAGGCTGTGGGGCCAGGGGGCTGGATTTTCCCACACAGTTTGTTGGGCAAGGCAGCTTTGAAGACCCAGTTGATGCTGGACTGTACAGAGAAGAGGTGGCTCGGGCCTCAGAGCCACGATTCAAATTCTGA